From Coffea arabica cultivar ET-39 chromosome 2e, Coffea Arabica ET-39 HiFi, whole genome shotgun sequence, the proteins below share one genomic window:
- the LOC113732744 gene encoding late blight resistance protein R1-A, whose product MASTRVDSVLHNLELLQNNLEKRDSFETGFSNLREGFEALKLNLLFLKPVLLCAKNWSNDQLKVRLRDFLSKIEAPVNRSGMDIKSLNLRSKSPFNLKSVVTALKPVVSNLLGNIKSFKQDIIDIYDTLSSCSSSESGSCLRDCELLDFIDSVLQNLVDLLSRRHFESMEDYNSALHAHIEALEDKLTFLKNFIGFARFLGVEERELGDLLAHVQVVALNAARLSYKCLFYKEDEEMHDPRMCSIISELLEKINPVDLQVYETYVKVLKAPKSPESLLTTQTDMQILKDFNDSLISSLWELLWCRTSFAVSVKDLMKRLYEGLRFLRSILNEAQENMNELNDKIVAVISEAGIVVFSLFLNEMKELGVDSLVVGESAESCAMLVNTNNNVMLIVAQLRGSSISGSKPSCHSFKGQEVRKTTRFKPSRGRVPMTDEFVVGLEDEAKKVINRLERGSAMLQIVPIVGMPGLGKTTLAKKIYNSPPVRAYFHLFLWCTVSQEYNLKNLLVQILSSLGKQASVNEEHKVLDEIDLMLNLKKLLLKNRYLVVLDDVWDIGVWHGLCHSFPDDRTGSRILITTRESSVASEVRIGVGSVELHNLRELTKEESWELLQKKVFGEAHCPPPLRMLGEKIARNCKGLPLTIVIIAGILSTIEDGAWSEVDSLTSAIAYETDRCKYTLELSYMNLPLHLIPCLLYFGAFREDQEIETEKLTRLWIAEGFVSAEEPVQDTEPKRLEDLAEEYMMDLIGRNLIMVAKQGHTGGVKTCRIHDLLHEFCKDRAKQENFLQVLRGYGELSTFNERPYLERLSIWSKVEQFKKSRLFCPQLCSLLLFSQIEETDSFMADMLFVFGIYKKLRVLDLEQIFLRHKVFPREVEALVELRYLGVQGAMSSIPSTIDKLSNLETFVMIAESGTVSLPDTIWNMTKLRHLHVVGWNVTCSLPSENLENTSGLSNLDTLSTLIVTLDDRAENIMRKIPNVRQLKIQLSAAECSVGCCNLSHLSSLEALEVLVESLPSNPEVIDAEDEKLKKLKNEFGNEVYEAVTTALMELNEPVAGMLYLSYGTTTRKGEQH is encoded by the exons ATGGCCTCTACTCGTGTCGATTCCGTCTTGCATAATCTGGAGTTGCTCCAGAACAACCTCGAAAAACGTGATTCGTTTGAAACTGGATTTTCCAACCTGCGTGAAGGATTTGAGGCCCTCAAGCTGAATCTGCTGTTCCTGAAACCAGTTCTTCTGTGTGCAAAAAACTGGAGCAACGACCAATTGAAGGTAAGGCTTCGAGATTTCTTGTCTAAGATTGAAGCTCCTGTAAACAGATCTGGGATGGATATAAAGTCCCTCAATCTTAGGTCAAAAAGTCCATTCAATTTGAAAAGCGTAGTCACAGCTTTGAAACCCGTCGTCTCTAATTTGCTGGGAAACATCAAGTCCTTTAAGCAAGATATCATCGACATATACGATACCTTGTCGAGCTGCAGCTCATCAGAGTCCGGTTCCTGCTTAAGAGACTGTGAACTCTTGGACTTCATAGATTCTGTTCTTCAGAATCTGGTCGATCTTCTCAGCCGTCGGCATTTTGAGTCCATGGAAGATTACAACAGTGCTTTGCACGCACATATTGAGGCCCTTGAAGACAAGCTTACAttcttgaaaaatttcattggctTTGCCAGATTTCTGGGTGTTGAAGAACGTGAATTGGGAGATCTGTTGGCTCACGTTCAAGTTGTGGCTCTAAATGCCGCACGCCTCTCTTACAAGTGTTTGTTTTACAAGGAAGATGAAGAGATGCATGATCCCAGGATGTGCTCCATAATCAGTGAACTACTGGAGAAGATTAACCCCGTTGACCTCCAAGTTTATGAGACATATGTCAAAGTCCTTAAAGCTCCGAAATCCCCAGAATCATTGCTTACAACGCAGACAGATATGCAAATATTGAAGGATTTTAATGATTCTCTCATAAGTAGTCTTTGGGAGCTCCTATGGTGCAGAACCAGCTTCGCAGTTTCTGTGAAAGATCTTATGAAAAGACTCTATGAGGGACTGAGATTTTTGAGAAGCATTCTGAATGAGGCGCAGGAGAATATGAATGAgctaaatgataaaattgtggCTGTTATTAGTGAGGCAGGAATTGTAGTTTTCTCACTCTTTctgaatgaaatgaaagaacTGGGTGTTGACTCCTTAGTGGTCGGAGAATCTGCTGAATCTTGTGCTATGTTAGTCAACACGAACAACAATGTTATGCTTATTGTGGCTCAGCTAAGGGGTTCAAGCATCTCAGGAAGTAAACCCTCCTGTCATAGCTTCAAAGGACAAGAAGTTCGCAAGACTACCCGTTTCAAGCCATCAAGAGGTAGAGTACCAATGACCGATGAATTTGTAGTTGGTCTCGAGGATGAGGCAAAAAAAGTGATTAACAGACTCGAAAGAGGATCAGCAATGTTGCAAATTGTTCCCATTGTGGGAATGCCTGGACTTGGCAAGACCACTCTAGCCAAAAAAATTTACAATAGTCCCCCAGTTCGGGCTTACTTCCATTTGTTTCTTTGGTGTACTGTTTCTCAAGAATATAACTTGAAAAATCTACTAGTTCAAATTTTGTCCTCTCTTGGTAAACAGGCTAGCGTGAATGAAGAGCACAAAGTTCTGGATGAGATTGATTTAATGCTAAACCTCAAGAAACTGTTATTGAAGAATAGATATCTCGTTGTTTTAGATGATGTCTGGGACATTGGGGTATGGCATGGCTTGTGTCATTCATTCCCTGACGATAGGACTGGAAGTCGAATCCTAATTACAACTCGAGAATCTAGTGTGGCTTCGGAGGTTAGAATTGGTGTGGGTTCTGTGGAACTTCACAATCTTCGTGAACTCACCAAAGAAGAGAGTTGGGAATTATTGCAGAAGAAGGTGTTTGGAGAAGCACATTGTCCTCCACCACTACGCATGCTTGGGGAGAAAATAGCAAGAAATTGCAAGGGATTGCCTCTTACCATAGTCATCATAGCTGGAATTTTGTCAACTATAGAGGATGGGGCTTGGAGTGAAGTTGATAGTTTAACTTCAGCCATTGCGTATGAAACAGACCGGTGCAAGTATACATTGGAGCTGAGTTACATGAACTTACCACTTCATTTGATACCATGCCTTCTCTACTTTGGGGCATTTAGAgaagatcaagaaattgaaactGAGAAGTTGACGAGACTATGGATAGCCGAAGGCTTTGTATCTGCTGAAGAGCCTGTGCAAGATACAGAACCAAAGAGATTAGAGGATTTAGCAGAAGAATACATGATGGATCTTATTGGCCGAAACCTAATCATGGTTGCCAAACAAGGACATACTGGTGGAGTCAAAACTTGTCGCATTCATGATCTATTACACGAGTTTTGTAAGGACAGAGCCAAACAAGAAAATTTCCTACAGGTGTTGCGTGGCTACGGTGAACTTTCCACTTTTAATGAGCGCCCCTACCTCGAGAGGTTGTCCATTTGGTCCAAGGTAGAGCAGTTTAAGAAGTCAAGGctattctgtccacaactatgCAGTCTGCTATTGTTTAGTCAGATTGAAGAGACTGATTCATTCATGGCTGATATGTTATTTGTCTTTGGCATCTACAAAAAACTTCGGGTGTTggatttggagcaaatttttcTGCGGCATAAGGTTTTTCCTAGAGAAGTAGAAGCTCTTGTTGAGCTGAGATACTTGGGTGTTCAGGGTGCAATGAGTTCCATTCCCTCCACAATTGACAAGCTCTCCAACTTAGAAACTTTTGTTATGATTGCTGAATCTGGTACTGTTTCATTGCCAGATACCATATGGAACATGACCAAGTTGAGGCATCTACATGTGGTGGGCTGGAACGTTACTTGTTCTTTGCCGAGTGAAAATCTTGAAAACACCTCCGGCCTCTCGAATTTAGATACTCTTTCCACCTTGATTGTGACTTTAGACGACAGAGCGGAAAATATAATGAGAAAGATTCCAAATGTCCGCCAACTGAAGATCCAACTCTCGGCAGCAGAGTGCTCTGTGGGATGCTGCAACTTAAGTCACCTTTCAAGTCTAGAAGCACTCGAAGTGTTGGTGGAGTCATTGCCATCGAATCCT GAAGTAATTGATGCTGAGGATGAGAAACTGAAAAAGCTAAAGaacgaatttggaaatgaagtTTATGAAGCTGTGACAACAGCTTTGATGGAGCTGAATGAGCCAGTGGCAGGTATGTTATACCTGAGTTATGGAACTACAACCAGAAAAGGAGAGCAACACTGA
- the LOC140036431 gene encoding uncharacterized protein, which translates to MDNMLRQNLKQAQERMKKYADEKRSEREFSAGDWVHLRLQPYRQSSIALRGNTKLSAKYFGPYQITEKIGEVAYRLNLPASSKVSPVFHVSLLKKKIGDTATPTLQLPKTNEKGHWRVEPAAVIGRRMVKKRNAATTQWLIHW; encoded by the coding sequence ATGGACAACATGTTAAGACAAAACTTGAAACAGGCACAGGAAAGGATGAAGAAGTATGCTGATGAGAAGAGGAGTGAGAGGGAATTTAGTGCAGGAGATTGGGTACATCTAAGGCTACAACCATATAGGCAGAGCTCAATAGCCTTGCGGGGAAACACCAAGCTTTCAGCAAAGTACTTTGGCCCCTACCAGATAACAGAAAAGATAGGAGAGGTAGCATACAGGCTGAATCTACCAGCCTCTTCAAAGGTATCCCCTGTCTTCCATGTGTCGTTGCTCAAGAAAAAGATTGGTGACACGGCCACACCTACGCTCCAACTCCCAAAAACGAATGAGAAAGGTCATTGGCGAGTAGAACCAGCAGCAGTGATTGGTAGGAGGATGGTAAAGAAAAGGAATGCTGCTACAACTCAGTGGTTAATCCATTGGTAG